The DNA segment GGAGATAATCCTTTGACTGCTAAGTTTATTGCTCAGAAAGCAGGTGTAGATGATTTTATTGCTGAGGCTAAGCCTGAGGATAAAATGAACTATATCAAAGAAGAACAGGCACAGGGTAAGCTGGTAGCGATGATGGGTGATGGTACAAATGATGCACCAGCGCTTGCACAGGCAGATGTGGGTGTGGCTATGAACAGTGGTACACAAGCCGCTAAAGAGGCGGGTAATATGGTCGACCTGGACAATGATCCAACTAAGCTGATTGAGATTGTAGAGATCGGAAAACAGTTGCTGATCACCAGAGGAACGCTGACTACCTTTTCCATTGCCAATGACGTGGCCAAATATTTCGCCATCGTTCCGGCTTTATTTATCGTCTCCATCCCGGCATTGCGCAGCCTGAACATCATGAACCTGCACAGCCCGGAAACAGCGATCCTGTCGGCAGTTATTTTCAATGCACTCGTGATTCCATTGTTGATTCCGGTTGCCTTACGCGGGGTGTCTTATAAGCCAATTGGTGCGAGCGCCTTATTGCGTAGAAACCTGCTTATTTATGGAATAGGAGGGGTAATTGCTCCATTTATCGGAATAAAATTAATTGATATGTTGATTTCTTTGATGGCATAGTCGCCGGATTCATAGAAAGAGATCATTGAAATAAATAAAAAAAGTTATGAAAAAATACATCATACAATCGTTGAGATTAACAGGCGTACTTATGGTACTGTTATGTGTCATCTATCCATTAGCCATCGCTTATGCCGGAAAATTTACCCCAGGTGAAGGAAGTGGTGAAAAAGTAACCAAAAATGGTAAAGTAGTCGGTTATGCACTAATCGGTCAGTCTTTTACCAAACCGGAATATTTCTGGGGAAGGCCATCAGCCGTAGGCTACAACGCAGCAGGTTCAGGAGGTTCTAACAAAGGACCATCAAATGCGGAGTACCTGAAAGAGGTTTCCGGAAGAATTGATACGCTGCTAAAATACCACCCTTACCTGAAAAAATCTGATATCCCTGCGGATATGGTGACCGCTTCCGGTAGTGGTCTTGATCCTAACATTTCAGAAGCAGGAGCAATCATGCAAATCAAAAGAGTTGCGGCATACCGCAAACTTGACGAAAGAGTGGTTGCTGAAGCGGTAGTGAAAAACACCGAAGGCCCCTTGTTCGGCTTATTTGGCCCTTCAAAAGTGAACGTGCTGAAACTCAATGTTGCCCTTGACGAATTAAAGAAATAATTCCCCCCGCCCGATGGTGCTGCCCAATCCAGATGCGTTTGCCGAATCTGGAAAAGGCAGCTAAACGGGAAATAAAAAAGGAAACGATCATCAGCCTTTGCTAAAAAAATGAAGGTGTTGATGATCGCTTCGAAAAGATACGAAAGAATAAAAATTGACATGAAGAAACTACTTACATTATCAGCGGTATTAGGTACTGCATTATGCTCTTACGGACAGGAAGAATCTAAAATTAAAGTAACAGGTTACCTGGAAACTTACTATGGATACGACTTTAATAAACCATCAGATAACAACAGACCGGGATTTATCTATTCCCATAACCGTCATAACGAAGTGAACTTAAACCTGGGATTTATCAAAGGCAGTTACGACAATGGAAACATCAGAGCGAATGTGGCATTGATGGCAGGAACCTATTCGAATGCGAATTTAGCGGCCGAACCAGGTGTATTGAAAAATGTACTGGAAGCAAACGCTGGGATTAAAATTTCTAAAACCGCAAACCTTTGGATCGATGCCGGGATTTTCTCTTCTCATATCGGTTTTGAAAGTGCCGTATCAAAAGATTGCTGGGTACTGACCCGAAACATCTCTTCGGAAAACACACCATATTACGAATCCGGAGCTAAACTTACTTATGGCACTAATGACGGGAAATTTACAGCAACAGCGCTCTACCTGAATGGATGGCAACGCATCAACCGTCAGAATGCAAACAGCCAGCCTGCGGGAGGTGTTCAGTTGACCTGGAAACCTACCGATAAAATTACCGTGAATTACAGTAATTTCTTAGGAACTGAGGGAGCAGATTCTGTTCGTGTCCGCCGTTTTTACCATAATGTATATGGAATTTTCCAGGTCACAGATCATTTTGGTGTAACGCTTGGAATTGATTACGGAACGCAACAAAAAGCCAAAGGAAGTTCCGCGAAGAATGAAGTGTTTTCACCTGTCGCTATTGCTCAGTATCGGTTTAACAGCAATTGGGCGCTGGCAGGTAGGGTAGAACATTACCAGGATAAAAATGGTGTTTTTATTGCAACAGGAACAACGAATGGATTTAAAACCACGGGTTATTCGCTGAATGTAGATTATGCACCATTTCCAAATGCGGTAGTCAGACTGGAAGGAAAAGTATACGACAGCAAGGATAAAATCTTTGTTCGTGAACAAAGCGCAGTAAATTACAATGCGGCAATGACAGCAAGTATTGCAGTATCGTTCTAACAATAAATAAAGAGATACCCGTCATCCCGGACCGGTGTGCTGAACCAGAAAGCGAACGGGACATGATGAAAAAAATGACGCAATCAGGAACAGCCTGGGATGACAGGTAGCTCTTCTAAAAACGGAATAACTCATGGAAAAGAGAAACTACAATACACGTTCAATTAAACTTATTCCCTTGTTAAGTGTTGGTTTAGTGCTGCTTATGGTACTGTGGTATTTGGTGAGTAAGGATTATGTGATTCTTAAATGGTAAACAGCAATGGAAGATAATAAGTCAGGTTCTGTAAAAGATTTTCTTGATCTGGTGAAACGGTCAAGGAGAGGGAAATTTAAGGTGTACATCGGCATGAGTGCAGGAGTGGGCAAGACCTACAGAATGCTGCAGGAATCCCATGCACTCTTAAAAAATGGAATAGACCTGCAGATTGGCTATATCGAAACACACAACAGGCTGGAAACCCATGCGCTATTGGCTGGTGTTCCGGTGATTCCGAGAAGAAAGATCTTTTATAAAGGCAAAGAACTGGAAGAAATGGATGTGCAGGGCATCATCAACATTCATCCGGAAGTGGTGATTGTGGATGAACTGGCCCATACAAATATAGAAGGAAGTAAAAACACCAAACGCTGGCAGGATGTCGTAGATATTTTAGAAGCTGGGATCAGTGTGATCTCTGCCGTAAATATCCAGCACCTGGAAAGCATGAATGAAGAGATCGAAAAGATCACCGGAATTCCAATCACAGAAAGGATTCCGGATAAGATATTAGAGCTGGCAGATGAAATTGTAAACATCGATTTAACTGCCGATGAATTGATCGACCGCCTGAAAGCCGGAAAGATCTATGATGAGAGCAAAATTTCCAGGGCCTTAGATAATTTTTTTCAATCGGAAAAGATCCTGCAATTGCGGGAAATGGCACTAAAAGAAGTGGCTCATCATGTGGAAAGAAAGATCAGCATTGAAATTCCCAAACAGATCAAACTGCGTCAGGAACGCTTTATGGCCTGCATTTCCACGAACAATAAAACTGCTAAAATTGTGATCCGTAAAACAGCAAGGCTGGCTTCCTATTACCGTTCTCCATGGATTGTGTTATATGTGCAGAATAGTAAGGAAAGTGGTGATAGAATTAAATTAGATTTGCAACGCCATCTGATCAATAATTTTAAGCTTGCAACAGAGCTGGGTGCAGAAGTGATCAAAGTGAAAAGTGATGACGTTACCGGCACGATTACGAGGATGGCAGATGAAAAAGAAATTACGACAATATGTATTGG comes from the Pedobacter sp. FW305-3-2-15-E-R2A2 genome and includes:
- a CDS encoding porin, translating into MKKLLTLSAVLGTALCSYGQEESKIKVTGYLETYYGYDFNKPSDNNRPGFIYSHNRHNEVNLNLGFIKGSYDNGNIRANVALMAGTYSNANLAAEPGVLKNVLEANAGIKISKTANLWIDAGIFSSHIGFESAVSKDCWVLTRNISSENTPYYESGAKLTYGTNDGKFTATALYLNGWQRINRQNANSQPAGGVQLTWKPTDKITVNYSNFLGTEGADSVRVRRFYHNVYGIFQVTDHFGVTLGIDYGTQQKAKGSSAKNEVFSPVAIAQYRFNSNWALAGRVEHYQDKNGVFIATGTTNGFKTTGYSLNVDYAPFPNAVVRLEGKVYDSKDKIFVREQSAVNYNAAMTASIAVSF
- a CDS encoding K(+)-transporting ATPase subunit C, which produces MKKYIIQSLRLTGVLMVLLCVIYPLAIAYAGKFTPGEGSGEKVTKNGKVVGYALIGQSFTKPEYFWGRPSAVGYNAAGSGGSNKGPSNAEYLKEVSGRIDTLLKYHPYLKKSDIPADMVTASGSGLDPNISEAGAIMQIKRVAAYRKLDERVVAEAVVKNTEGPLFGLFGPSKVNVLKLNVALDELKK
- a CDS encoding sensor protein KdpD, whose amino-acid sequence is MEDNKSGSVKDFLDLVKRSRRGKFKVYIGMSAGVGKTYRMLQESHALLKNGIDLQIGYIETHNRLETHALLAGVPVIPRRKIFYKGKELEEMDVQGIINIHPEVVIVDELAHTNIEGSKNTKRWQDVVDILEAGISVISAVNIQHLESMNEEIEKITGIPITERIPDKILELADEIVNIDLTADELIDRLKAGKIYDESKISRALDNFFQSEKILQLREMALKEVAHHVERKISIEIPKQIKLRQERFMACISTNNKTAKIVIRKTARLASYYRSPWIVLYVQNSKESGDRIKLDLQRHLINNFKLATELGAEVIKVKSDDVTGTITRMADEKEITTICIGKPHLNLFQVIMRTAIFNQLLKHISTTETDLVILS